A window of the Ogataea parapolymorpha DL-1 chromosome V, whole genome shotgun sequence genome harbors these coding sequences:
- a CDS encoding cAMP-dependent protein kinase type 1: MDYIEGGELFSLLRKSKVFPNQVAKFYAAEVLLALEYLHSKNIVYRDLKPENILLTRSGHIKLTDFGFAKEVETATYTLCGTPDYIAPEVIAVQPYNKAVDWWSFGILIYEMLVGTTPFYDTSPLKIYEKISKCEYEVPHFVDPDASSLIRGLIMKDVTFRLGNLRHGVEDIKNHPWFQEVVWENLLSGNIETPYEPNIPNGVGDSSQFELYPEEDYDYGNDSSPDDFGYLFPEF, encoded by the coding sequence ATGGACTACATTGAAGGTGGAGAGCTGTTTTCACttttgaggaaatcgaaAGTTTTCCCTAATCAAGTGGCCAAATTTTACGCTGCAGAAGTCTTGCTCGCTCTCGAATATCTACACTCCAAAAATATTGTCTATCGAGATCTCAAGCCTGAAAACATATTACTGACAAGATCTGGACACATAAAATTAACTGATTTTGGTTTTGCCAAGGAAGTTGAAACGGCCACATATACCTTGTGTGGTACACCTGATTACATTGCCCCGGAAGTAATCGCGGTCCAACCGTATAACAAAGCGGTCGATTGGTGGTCATTTGGCATTCTGATTTATGAAATGCTGGTAGGCACGACTCCTTTCTACGACACATCACCCTTAAAAATTTACGAGAAAATAAGCAAGTGTGAATATGAGGTTCCTCATTTCGTCGACCCAGATGCAAGCTCCCTCATAAGAGGTTTAATAATGAAAGACGTCACTTTCAGGCTAGGCAATCTTCGCCACGGAGTTGAAGATATAAAAAATCATCCATGGTTTCAGGAAGTCGTGTGGGAAAATCTTTTGAGTGGGAATATTGAAACACCGTATGAACCTAATATTCCGAATGGCGTAGGCGACAGCTCCCAGTTCGAGCTATATCCCGAAGAAGACTATGATTATGGAAATGACAGCTCCCCAGATGACTTTGGGTACTTGTTCCCCGAATTTTGA